Proteins from a single region of Antechinus flavipes isolate AdamAnt ecotype Samford, QLD, Australia chromosome 2, AdamAnt_v2, whole genome shotgun sequence:
- the LOC127546484 gene encoding translation initiation factor IF-2-like, whose translation MSEELRSPLPLPAPIPPPLRWPGPAPLDLPFPSPAPSPHQQPPSQSAPPHGLFLSVSFLFSLPRPPFSPVPLGVSQPRVGVGVGGCPPRLAHGATLPSVCSILTPRPCQCDHRRDTGARRGAGERGTAEAEGGGVGVRPGRMNPRPKFPPRRVPLPSRPEPWGRGPDGSGGGAKELREGRGKGGGGKRGGGVAAQPLLPKKSPGRAAGLAAAAQGLEDSLARFLALPPRSSSKPPRPGRLLRLRRRRRR comes from the exons ATGTCTGAGGAACTGAGAAg ccccctccctctccccgcccccaTCCCACCTCCTCTCCGGTGGCCCGGCCCAGCCCCACTCGACCTCCCCTTCCCATCTCCcgctcccagcccccaccagcAGCCTCCAAGCCAATCCGCTCCTCCCCACGGGCTTTTCCTCTccgtttctttccttttctcccttccccgcccccccttctccccagtCCCACTCGGGGTCAGCCAGCCCCGGGTGGGTGTGGGCGTGGGTGGATGCCCGCCCCGCCTCGCGCACGGCGCCACTTTACCTTCAGTCTGTTCCATTCTAACCCCCCGGCCGTGTCAGTGCGATCACAGGAGAGACACGGGGGCCCGGAGGGGGGCCGGAGAGCGGGGCACAGCCGAGGCCGAGGGGGGAGGAGTCGGAGTCAGGCCAGGCCGCATGAATCCCCGGCCTAAATTTCCTCCACGCCGGGTGCCGCTGCCATCGCGGCCCGAACCGTGGGGCCGCGGCCCAGACGGGAGTGGGGGAGGGGCAAAAGAGCtgcgggaggggagggggaagggagggggaggaaagagggggggTGGGGTGGCTGCGCAGCCGCTGCTGCCGAAGAAGAGCCCGGGGCGAGCGGCGGGGCTGGCGGCGGCTGCACAGGGTCTCGAGGACTCGCTCGCTCGCTTTCTCGCTCTCCCACCGCGGTCTTCTTCTAAACCCCCCCGTCCTGGTCGTCTTCTTCGCCTTCGCCGTCGTCGTCGTCGCTAG